One stretch of Desulforamulus hydrothermalis Lam5 = DSM 18033 DNA includes these proteins:
- a CDS encoding basic amino acid ABC transporter substrate-binding protein, which translates to MKKMIKFALLAVLALTLAVSAVGCGGSQSQEQPKEPAKAEAKPKLVVGADATFAPFEFTDPKTGKYVGFDIELMQAIAEEAGYEMDLQVMAFDGLIAALQAKQIDAAISAMTITPERAKVVDFSEPYYKSGLIVAVQAKNNDIKSFEDLKGKKIAVQSGTTGAMHAEKITDKDKITYFTNSDQALLELKNGGVDAVVNDYPVSAYFIQQGNNDVKLVGEILSAEEYGIAIPKGKTETLEKINAALKKLKENGKYAEIYQKWFGEQPK; encoded by the coding sequence GTGAAAAAGATGATCAAATTTGCCCTGCTGGCAGTGCTGGCTTTAACACTGGCAGTCAGCGCTGTGGGTTGCGGGGGCAGCCAGTCGCAAGAGCAACCCAAGGAACCGGCCAAAGCTGAAGCTAAGCCGAAACTGGTGGTGGGTGCGGATGCTACCTTTGCTCCTTTTGAGTTTACCGATCCCAAGACAGGCAAATATGTTGGTTTTGATATTGAGCTGATGCAGGCCATCGCTGAAGAAGCCGGTTATGAGATGGATCTGCAAGTAATGGCTTTTGACGGTTTAATTGCCGCCCTGCAAGCTAAACAAATTGATGCTGCTATTTCTGCTATGACTATTACCCCGGAACGGGCCAAAGTGGTAGACTTCAGCGAACCCTATTACAAGTCCGGTCTGATTGTGGCCGTACAAGCCAAAAACAATGATATTAAAAGCTTTGAAGATTTGAAAGGCAAAAAGATTGCTGTGCAAAGCGGCACCACCGGTGCTATGCATGCAGAAAAAATTACCGACAAAGATAAAATCACTTATTTTACCAACAGCGACCAGGCATTGTTGGAGTTGAAAAACGGCGGTGTCGATGCGGTGGTTAACGACTATCCGGTAAGCGCCTATTTTATTCAGCAGGGTAATAATGATGTGAAACTGGTGGGCGAAATTCTCTCGGCGGAAGAATACGGCATTGCGATACCCAAAGGCAAAACCGAAACCCTGGAAAAAATTAATGCCGCCCTTAAAAAGTTAAAAGAGAACGGCAAATATGCTGAAATTTATCAGAAGTGGTTTGGCGAACAGCCAAAATAA
- a CDS encoding amino acid ABC transporter ATP-binding protein, which produces MITAKNIYKNFGQLQVLRGIDLQVKEQEVVVIIGPSGSGKSTFLRCLNLLEEPTSGEIIIDGMCLTDKSSDINKIRQNVGMVFQRFNLFPHKTALENITLAPVKVKGLTTEAAAEVARDLLAKVGLQDKESAYPDQLSGGQQQRVAIARALAMKPKVMLFDEPTSALDPEMVGEVLAVMKDLARDGMTMVVVTHEMGFAREVGDRVLFMDEGRIIEQGTPEQIFGNPQNERTKSFLNKIL; this is translated from the coding sequence GTGATCACAGCTAAAAATATATATAAGAACTTTGGTCAGCTCCAGGTTCTGCGAGGTATAGATTTGCAAGTAAAGGAACAGGAAGTGGTGGTTATTATCGGCCCCTCCGGTTCCGGCAAAAGTACCTTTTTGCGCTGTTTAAACCTGCTGGAAGAACCTACCTCCGGTGAAATAATTATTGACGGCATGTGTTTAACGGACAAAAGTTCTGATATTAATAAAATCCGCCAGAATGTAGGGATGGTGTTCCAGCGTTTTAATCTTTTCCCACATAAAACTGCCCTGGAAAACATCACGTTGGCACCCGTTAAAGTGAAGGGGCTGACCACAGAGGCTGCGGCTGAGGTGGCCAGGGACTTACTGGCCAAGGTGGGGCTGCAGGACAAAGAGTCAGCGTACCCGGACCAGTTATCCGGCGGCCAGCAGCAGCGGGTGGCCATTGCCCGGGCCCTGGCCATGAAGCCCAAGGTGATGCTGTTTGATGAGCCAACTTCTGCCTTGGACCCGGAGATGGTGGGGGAGGTGCTGGCTGTCATGAAAGACCTGGCCCGGGATGGCATGACCATGGTGGTGGTGACCCACGAAATGGGCTTTGCCCGTGAAGTGGGCGACCGGGTGCTGTTTATGGACGAAGGCAGAATTATTGAACAAGGCACCCCGGAGCAGATTTTTGGCAACCCGCAAAACGAGCGCACTAAATCCTTCTTAAATAAAATTCTGTAA
- the recJ gene encoding single-stranded-DNA-specific exonuclease RecJ has protein sequence MRRQKKWRVKAPYVALRQILAKELGISEILAQLLVNRGIYTADQGRTFLGSELDRLFSPWLLKDMEKAVERINLARQNGESILVFGDYDVDGITGTVVLVLALRKLGCRVDYFIPHRLEEGYGLNTEALTRAVEQGFKLLVTVDCGISGAAEVAAAKQSGLDVIITDHHEPPARLPAATAVIDPKRPDCTYPFKELAGVGVALKLVQGLYERVGLAAGEWEEYLDLVCLGTVADIVPLQGENRILVKHGLDKIAHSQRPGLQALIKVSGVKSESMGTRELGFALAPRLNAAGRMGDAALGVELLLADDPLQAAHMAEALNRGNQERQQVEAKVLAEALAMVEAEPAMADEKVLVLASANWHPGVIGIVASRLVDRFYRPVFMISLEDGKGKGSARSIPGFHLYQAMVSCQEHLEQFGGHAMAAGFSIPADKIMDFRRAVNKLADEILTDEHLTPNLDLDALVDLNELSLATVRELAQLLPFGHCNPGPVLGCRQAKVLHCREVGKNGSHLKLKVKSDQVVLDGIGFNLASYSEMLATGDSVDMAFVPSINCWNGRLSVQLEVKEFKETGEVCVAAPGERTELLRQALHLPEEKIYESMLPLGILQWCWNHTGRGPGLGNTCCDFELTDYRDCPDRLARLLQVINQGSCSLVLVESAAQAIQVAVFLSNGESAWRQQVLAYHPLMGETAVQQMINQLRANGAKVLVATALAPVGGICFDQVIFFHLPYHPEECQINHWQAKRVFLLGGQSHAPEGREYIRAMAPERETLAALYRLLRLKINSQGQGQVSKRELQQCLQEFYPRAAGLATEIGLTVFRELGLLEYSRQADQYIFKINRQVRSDLQNSPTYHRALHIKEACQRFQQRFLAAAGDKLQQMFCSNFKEE, from the coding sequence ATGAGAAGACAAAAAAAATGGCGCGTTAAAGCGCCCTATGTCGCCTTGCGGCAAATCCTTGCCAAAGAACTGGGTATTTCTGAAATTCTGGCTCAGTTATTAGTTAACCGGGGTATATATACGGCGGATCAAGGCCGGACCTTTTTAGGCAGCGAACTGGACAGGCTGTTTAGTCCCTGGTTGTTAAAAGATATGGAAAAAGCAGTGGAACGCATTAACCTGGCCAGGCAAAATGGCGAAAGCATTCTGGTTTTTGGTGATTATGACGTAGACGGCATTACCGGAACCGTTGTACTGGTTTTGGCCCTGCGCAAACTGGGCTGCCGGGTTGATTATTTTATTCCGCACCGACTGGAAGAGGGTTATGGTCTTAACACGGAAGCATTGACAAGGGCAGTGGAGCAAGGGTTTAAACTGCTGGTGACGGTAGATTGCGGCATCAGCGGTGCTGCTGAGGTGGCCGCCGCCAAACAATCAGGGTTGGATGTGATCATCACCGACCATCACGAGCCGCCCGCCCGATTACCTGCCGCCACGGCGGTGATTGATCCCAAACGGCCGGATTGCACCTACCCCTTTAAGGAATTGGCCGGGGTGGGTGTGGCCCTTAAACTGGTGCAGGGGCTATATGAACGGGTTGGCTTAGCGGCGGGGGAATGGGAAGAATATTTGGATTTGGTCTGCCTGGGTACGGTGGCGGATATTGTTCCTTTACAGGGGGAAAACCGGATTTTAGTTAAGCACGGTTTAGATAAAATTGCCCACAGCCAACGGCCCGGCCTGCAGGCGCTCATCAAGGTGAGCGGTGTCAAAAGCGAAAGCATGGGTACCCGTGAACTGGGCTTTGCTCTGGCACCCAGGTTAAATGCGGCCGGCAGAATGGGTGATGCCGCTTTAGGGGTGGAGCTGCTGCTGGCTGACGATCCCTTGCAGGCAGCCCATATGGCCGAGGCATTAAACCGGGGCAACCAGGAAAGGCAACAAGTTGAGGCCAAGGTTTTGGCAGAGGCGCTGGCAATGGTGGAAGCGGAGCCGGCCATGGCGGATGAAAAGGTGTTGGTACTGGCATCCGCCAACTGGCATCCCGGGGTGATCGGCATTGTGGCTTCCCGGTTGGTGGATCGTTTTTACCGCCCGGTTTTTATGATCAGCCTGGAAGACGGTAAAGGAAAAGGTTCAGCCAGAAGTATACCGGGCTTTCATTTGTATCAGGCTATGGTTAGCTGCCAGGAACATTTAGAACAATTTGGCGGTCATGCCATGGCTGCCGGCTTCAGCATTCCGGCAGATAAAATTATGGATTTCCGCCGGGCCGTAAATAAATTGGCAGACGAGATATTAACCGATGAACATTTAACTCCCAACCTGGACCTGGATGCTCTGGTAGACCTTAACGAGTTATCGTTGGCTACTGTCCGGGAGCTGGCTCAACTGTTGCCCTTTGGGCACTGCAATCCCGGTCCCGTTTTAGGTTGCCGCCAGGCTAAGGTGCTGCACTGCCGGGAGGTAGGTAAAAACGGCAGCCATTTAAAGCTGAAGGTTAAATCAGACCAAGTGGTGCTGGACGGTATTGGCTTTAACCTGGCTTCTTACAGCGAAATGCTGGCTACCGGTGACAGTGTGGATATGGCCTTTGTCCCTTCAATTAACTGCTGGAACGGACGCCTTTCAGTGCAGCTGGAAGTAAAGGAATTTAAAGAGACAGGCGAGGTCTGTGTGGCAGCGCCGGGAGAGAGAACGGAGTTACTGCGGCAGGCGCTGCACCTGCCGGAAGAAAAAATATACGAAAGCATGCTGCCGCTGGGAATCCTGCAGTGGTGTTGGAACCATACCGGCCGGGGGCCGGGCCTTGGCAATACCTGCTGCGATTTTGAGCTGACAGATTACAGGGACTGCCCTGATCGGTTGGCCAGGCTGCTGCAAGTCATTAACCAGGGATCCTGCAGTTTGGTTTTGGTGGAGAGTGCAGCCCAGGCCATCCAGGTGGCAGTTTTTTTGAGTAACGGGGAATCTGCCTGGCGGCAGCAAGTACTGGCATATCACCCGTTGATGGGGGAAACAGCAGTCCAACAAATGATTAATCAATTGCGGGCCAACGGAGCAAAAGTGCTGGTGGCCACTGCCCTGGCGCCTGTGGGGGGTATTTGTTTTGACCAGGTAATATTCTTTCATTTGCCCTACCATCCGGAAGAGTGTCAAATAAATCACTGGCAGGCCAAGCGAGTATTTTTGCTGGGCGGCCAATCTCATGCGCCGGAGGGGCGGGAGTATATCCGGGCTATGGCGCCCGAACGGGAAACCTTGGCGGCCCTTTACAGGTTGTTAAGGCTAAAGATTAATTCCCAGGGGCAGGGACAGGTCAGCAAACGCGAGCTGCAGCAGTGCCTGCAGGAATTTTATCCGCGGGCGGCGGGGCTTGCGACAGAGATAGGACTGACTGTTTTCCGGGAACTTGGCTTGTTAGAATACAGCCGACAGGCTGATCAATATATATTTAAAATTAACCGCCAGGTTCGTTCTGATTTGCAAAATTCACCTACTTATCATCGAGCCTTACATATTAAAGAGGCATGCCAGCGTTTTCAGCAGCGCTTTCTGGCGGCTGCCGGGGATAAATTACAGCAAATGTTTTGCAGCAACTTTAAGGAGGAGTAG
- a CDS encoding adenine phosphoribosyltransferase, producing MDLAGKIRLIKDFPKPGINFRDITTLLQDAAAFRQTVDKLSELCRQFEADVVACPEARGFVLGAPLAYAMGKGVVLLRKPGKLPGQTLCHSYDLEYGTDALEVHAGAILPGQKVLLVDDVLATGGTVAAAVELVKKCGGEIAGVAFLIELLGLAGREKLKGLPLITLLQLEA from the coding sequence ATGGATTTAGCCGGTAAAATCAGATTAATTAAGGATTTTCCTAAACCCGGGATAAATTTCAGAGATATTACTACCCTGTTGCAGGATGCCGCAGCCTTTCGTCAGACGGTGGATAAGCTGTCAGAGCTGTGCCGGCAGTTTGAGGCGGATGTTGTTGCCTGTCCGGAGGCCAGAGGGTTTGTACTGGGGGCACCGCTGGCATACGCTATGGGCAAAGGCGTGGTGCTGCTTAGAAAACCAGGTAAACTGCCGGGTCAAACCCTTTGTCACAGCTACGACCTGGAATACGGTACAGATGCTCTGGAAGTCCATGCCGGGGCAATTTTGCCAGGGCAGAAGGTGCTCTTGGTGGATGATGTACTGGCCACCGGCGGTACGGTTGCTGCAGCAGTGGAACTGGTTAAAAAATGCGGCGGCGAGATTGCCGGCGTGGCTTTCCTGATAGAACTGCTGGGGCTGGCGGGCAGAGAAAAGCTGAAGGGTTTGCCCTTAATCACCTTGCTGCAGTTGGAGGCATAG
- a CDS encoding amino acid ABC transporter permease: MDLLQVWQDALPVLLVGAKLTIQLTVLAVFFGSIIGLFLGLGKLSRNPVIKMISVIYVEFFRGSPLLVQIFLFYFGLSQVLGHPVDKFWSSVAVLSLNSGAYCAEIFRAGIQSIERGQMEAARSLGMTHSQAMRYVILPQAFKRVIPPLGNEFIAMLKDTSLVSIIGLVELARSGQLIVSTTYKAFEVWFLVAIVYIIMTVLISQCFVNRMERRLQAGDHS, translated from the coding sequence ATGGATCTGTTGCAAGTATGGCAGGATGCTTTACCGGTATTGCTGGTTGGCGCAAAACTGACCATTCAGCTTACCGTTTTGGCCGTATTTTTCGGTTCTATCATCGGGCTGTTCTTAGGCTTGGGTAAATTAAGCCGCAACCCCGTGATTAAAATGATTTCAGTTATTTATGTAGAATTCTTTCGGGGTTCTCCGCTGCTGGTGCAAATTTTCTTGTTTTATTTCGGACTTTCCCAGGTTTTGGGGCATCCGGTGGACAAGTTTTGGTCTTCGGTAGCGGTGCTAAGCCTGAACAGCGGTGCCTATTGTGCCGAGATTTTCCGGGCCGGCATTCAATCTATTGAGCGGGGCCAAATGGAAGCCGCCCGCTCCTTGGGGATGACCCATAGCCAGGCCATGCGTTATGTTATTTTACCGCAGGCTTTTAAACGGGTTATTCCACCCCTGGGCAATGAATTTATTGCTATGTTAAAGGATACCTCGCTGGTATCCATCATTGGCTTGGTGGAACTGGCACGCTCCGGCCAGCTGATTGTCTCAACCACATACAAGGCCTTTGAAGTTTGGTTCCTGGTAGCTATTGTCTACATCATTATGACGGTGCTGATATCCCAGTGCTTTGTTAACCGGATGGAAAGGAGGTTGCAGGCAGGTGATCACAGCTAA